One stretch of Paenibacillus sp. AN1007 DNA includes these proteins:
- a CDS encoding carbohydrate ABC transporter permease, which produces MPSLNGRRFGAAAGTYFVLTVVSLIMIVPLLWMVSTSLKEPQSIFTYPPQWIPDQVQFQNYIDVFRLIPFHRFYGNSVYISALVVLGTVFFASLAGYAFAKIPFKGRNVVFLMLLSAMMIPHEVTAIPMFLFMRQLGWIDTHLPLILLPIFGAGGVFGIFVMRQFFITVPSELEEAAMIDGCSRFRIYWQIMLPLAKPGMATLTIFTFVTSWNEFFDPLIFINSRELMTLPLGLSLFTDEVGTAWQYLMSATVMATVPLLIVFFLAQRRFIEGVAMTGLKE; this is translated from the coding sequence ATGCCTAGTTTGAACGGCCGGAGGTTCGGCGCCGCTGCGGGCACATATTTCGTGCTGACCGTAGTTTCGTTAATCATGATTGTTCCGCTGCTCTGGATGGTCTCGACTTCTTTGAAAGAACCGCAAAGCATATTTACCTATCCGCCGCAGTGGATACCGGACCAAGTACAATTTCAGAATTATATCGATGTGTTTCGCTTGATTCCGTTTCACCGTTTTTACGGGAATAGTGTTTACATCTCTGCGCTGGTAGTGCTGGGGACGGTGTTTTTTGCTTCTCTTGCAGGGTATGCCTTTGCCAAGATTCCGTTCAAGGGACGGAATGTGGTCTTTCTTATGCTGCTGAGTGCGATGATGATCCCCCATGAGGTGACGGCGATTCCGATGTTCTTGTTTATGAGACAGCTGGGATGGATTGATACGCATCTTCCGTTGATTCTGCTGCCGATCTTTGGCGCGGGCGGTGTGTTTGGCATCTTTGTGATGCGGCAGTTCTTCATTACGGTCCCCTCCGAGCTGGAGGAAGCGGCAATGATTGACGGCTGCAGCCGATTTCGAATCTATTGGCAGATTATGCTGCCTCTTGCAAAGCCGGGCATGGCAACCCTGACGATTTTTACATTTGTGACAAGTTGGAACGAGTTCTTTGATCCGTTGATTTTCATTAATTCGAGAGAGCTGATGACACTGCCGCTGGGATTGTCCCTGTTCACCGATGAAGTAGGTACAGCCTGGCAGTATCTGATGAGTGCGACCGTCATGGCAACGGTGCCGCTATTGATTGTTTTTTTCCTGGCGCAGCGGCGATTTATCGAGGGTGTAGCGATGACGGGATTGAAAGAGTAA
- a CDS encoding sugar ABC transporter permease: MSRANKRRRGGPLAREAQIAGWLFISPMVLGFTLLLLFPMGLALYMSLTDWPLLGDHHFIGLDNYRDIMTDSMFWEVLGNTIYFTAGLVPLNIVLALLLALLLSKSIRGIGIFRTAIFVPVMTSLIVWAIVWKLMYATESGLINQLLLMIGIKGPAWLYDPNLAMPAVIVTSVLKNVGLNMVLFIAALQQVPRSLYEAATLDGAGKRASFFNVTLPMITPTVFLTVVMTVIGSLKVFGQIYVMTQGGPSSSTKVLVYYIWEKAFKLFQFGYASSLAYVLFLIVLILTLLQWQLRKRWVFGEGDA, from the coding sequence GTGAGCCGCGCCAACAAGCGGAGACGCGGCGGACCGCTCGCAAGAGAGGCGCAGATTGCTGGCTGGTTGTTTATTTCACCTATGGTGCTGGGATTTACCCTGCTGCTGCTGTTTCCGATGGGCCTGGCGTTATACATGAGCCTGACGGATTGGCCGCTGCTGGGAGACCATCATTTTATCGGACTGGACAATTACCGGGATATTATGACGGACAGCATGTTCTGGGAAGTGCTCGGTAATACGATTTATTTTACCGCAGGTCTGGTGCCGCTGAATATTGTACTCGCCCTGCTGCTTGCCCTGCTGTTGTCCAAGAGCATTCGGGGGATCGGCATTTTTAGAACAGCCATTTTTGTGCCGGTCATGACTTCGTTGATTGTCTGGGCGATTGTGTGGAAGCTGATGTACGCGACAGAGTCAGGATTAATCAATCAGCTGCTGCTGATGATCGGTATTAAGGGACCAGCTTGGCTGTATGATCCCAATCTGGCGATGCCTGCGGTCATTGTGACCAGTGTGCTGAAAAATGTCGGGCTGAACATGGTGCTGTTCATTGCAGCATTACAGCAAGTGCCTCGTTCCTTATATGAGGCGGCGACACTTGATGGGGCAGGCAAAAGGGCTTCTTTTTTCAACGTCACATTACCTATGATTACGCCGACTGTATTTCTAACCGTGGTGATGACCGTGATTGGATCACTCAAAGTATTCGGACAGATCTATGTCATGACCCAAGGCGGGCCAAGCAGCAGCACGAAGGTGTTGGTCTATTACATCTGGGAAAAGGCATTCAAGCTGTTTCAGTTCGGCTATGCCTCGTCTCTTGCCTATGTGCTGTTCCTGATTGTACTGATTCTAACGCTGCTGCAGTGGCAGCTTCGAAAGAGGTGGGTATTTGGTGAAGGCGATGCCTAG
- a CDS encoding sugar ABC transporter substrate-binding protein — MKKAGLMLVLAFMITALIGCTSTNTGRDSNASGGENDKVELKFMMWGNQAHIDVYNKLIDGFTKENPGIKVTMESVPFADYQQKISVLAAGGSLPDLAWVSERMIPQFKSNQILADLSAFKDDAQFKLDDYIPSTLDLFREGDQLLGLPFSTPPVVMFYNKTLFDKAGLTDPNTLAAKGEWTWEQFEASAKAITSKDAANRIYGANFFRDWKTWAVLSSYSWSNGSGPFNEDMTAFTWNDQYGVQTFAMLERMMFTDESHPKAGEQVSFDAGNVGMFFDNYSYVSKAREIKDFEWSIAPMPSGSQGSVPMLGQAGYAMFNDSKHPEETKKLLKYFASEQGTQATATYFVPARTSVLNSDAFIEQPNNPSREHIEQAVINEMPKARLIPGHIRWQDIDNAVLQGFDRLFARTAAAEDNLKQMQTEVQPILQP, encoded by the coding sequence ATGAAAAAGGCAGGACTGATGCTGGTTCTCGCGTTTATGATCACAGCTCTAATCGGGTGCACAAGCACCAATACGGGCCGGGATTCTAACGCCTCTGGTGGAGAGAACGACAAGGTAGAGCTGAAGTTCATGATGTGGGGGAATCAGGCACACATTGATGTGTACAACAAGCTGATTGATGGCTTCACCAAAGAGAACCCGGGCATCAAGGTAACGATGGAATCGGTGCCATTTGCCGATTATCAGCAGAAAATATCGGTGCTTGCCGCAGGGGGCTCGCTGCCTGATCTGGCCTGGGTATCGGAACGAATGATACCGCAGTTCAAGTCCAACCAGATCCTGGCCGACCTGTCGGCGTTCAAGGATGATGCACAATTTAAGCTGGATGATTACATTCCCAGCACGCTTGATCTCTTCCGTGAGGGAGATCAACTGTTAGGCCTGCCGTTTTCTACACCGCCGGTGGTGATGTTTTATAATAAAACGCTCTTCGACAAAGCCGGGCTGACCGATCCAAACACGCTGGCTGCCAAAGGGGAGTGGACGTGGGAACAGTTCGAGGCATCTGCCAAAGCCATCACCAGCAAAGATGCGGCGAATCGCATCTATGGGGCTAACTTTTTTCGCGACTGGAAGACTTGGGCGGTGCTTTCCTCGTACTCCTGGTCTAATGGAAGCGGGCCGTTCAACGAAGATATGACAGCGTTTACCTGGAATGATCAGTACGGTGTGCAGACCTTCGCGATGCTGGAGCGCATGATGTTTACCGACGAATCTCACCCGAAAGCGGGCGAGCAGGTGAGCTTCGATGCAGGCAATGTGGGCATGTTCTTCGATAACTACAGCTATGTGTCCAAAGCGAGGGAGATCAAGGATTTTGAATGGAGCATTGCCCCTATGCCGTCCGGTTCACAGGGCAGCGTACCGATGCTGGGGCAGGCGGGTTATGCCATGTTTAACGACAGCAAACATCCGGAGGAAACGAAGAAGCTGCTGAAGTATTTTGCCAGTGAACAAGGGACTCAGGCCACCGCGACGTATTTTGTGCCTGCGCGTACTTCGGTGCTGAACTCGGACGCCTTCATCGAGCAGCCAAACAACCCGAGCAGAGAGCATATCGAGCAGGCGGTCATTAATGAAATGCCCAAAGCGCGCCTGATTCCAGGACATATTCGCTGGCAGGATATTGATAATGCGGTGCTGCAGGGATTTGACCGTTTGTTCGCCCGTACAGCGGCTGCCGAGGATAATTTAAAGCAAATGCAGACGGAAGTACAACCCATACTGCAGCCCTGA
- a CDS encoding response regulator, with the protein MYKVLLVEDETVIRQGLRELIVQASPQFQVVGEAASGAEALEVLRCEVPDVLITDIRMREMDGLTLVSLAREMYPELLMLIISGYGEFEYARRAMEHGVLSYLLKPIERHELVKCLQKMQSLLDRRFGRSTLPVSEPTGAAELDHGEPRKIIRSVKEHIHQHPDGDLRLQTVAALVNLNPTYLSQLFKTETGINYSDYIAEARMERAKWLLVNTGLKIYDVARLSGYQSPKHFMLVFKQQAGCTAGEYRDGYGVQRGD; encoded by the coding sequence ATGTATAAAGTGCTGCTTGTGGAGGATGAAACGGTGATTCGTCAGGGGTTGCGAGAGTTGATTGTACAGGCATCCCCTCAGTTTCAGGTGGTGGGGGAAGCGGCGAGCGGAGCCGAGGCACTGGAGGTGCTGCGCTGTGAAGTGCCGGATGTATTAATCACAGATATCCGCATGCGTGAGATGGATGGGTTAACGCTCGTTTCGCTGGCCAGAGAGATGTACCCCGAACTGCTGATGCTCATTATTAGCGGATACGGTGAATTTGAATATGCACGCCGGGCGATGGAGCACGGGGTGCTGAGCTATCTGCTGAAGCCCATAGAGCGTCATGAACTGGTGAAATGTCTGCAAAAAATGCAATCGCTGCTGGACCGCAGATTCGGCCGCTCCACACTTCCTGTTTCAGAACCTACTGGCGCAGCAGAGCTGGATCATGGGGAGCCGCGTAAAATTATTCGCAGTGTGAAGGAACATATCCACCAGCATCCGGATGGTGACCTGCGGCTCCAGACGGTTGCTGCACTGGTCAACCTGAACCCGACCTATCTGAGCCAGTTGTTCAAAACCGAGACAGGCATCAACTACTCCGATTATATCGCGGAGGCCCGCATGGAACGGGCCAAATGGCTGCTGGTCAACACCGGGCTCAAAATCTATGACGTTGCCCGGTTATCCGGGTATCAGAGCCCCAAACATTTTATGCTGGTGTTTAAGCAGCAGGCAGGGTGTACGGCGGGGGAATACCGTGACGGATATGGTGTGCAGCGTGGGGATTAG
- a CDS encoding sensor histidine kinase, whose amino-acid sequence MKMIGRVRDAVRSCAQGIHSMRDLVSIRGFSSFRSLRKSINLRTKLLLLFLVLTLLPLSLQGVMNVAHFSQTLDRKTEQFTIDMVRQINMNLNRMLKDFERLSLLPLYDQMVLGILREYDGPMGSGTWARSDDYQKMKLYTSAQAYDRPEIRGIHLISNSGILFSNLDSLAVKPVWDGSREQWFTELKGTEGTWRLLPPHVPGYYVSGQEASYITVGRELRDPGTLQRLGYILVDIRLEAFGQLLSNLNFEQKASLMIVDSQQRLVYEKTSTDGLSAYEPLLSHGEIRDYAENQKIELNGRSYLHVRHHSGYSGLSVISLTPITVIQKESGEMLTFTMGLALLCMAAVAILAVLVSYRVTRPLIRLKHHMIRVEQGDFSQRVTHYSSDELGQISRGFNRMMEEIHRLFHEVYVLEIQEREAELSALQSQMNPHFIYNTLESINMMAVRQRHAEVSAMVTALGRLLRYTIDKADRMVTLREELAFVDAYVRIQQVRYNGELEIIYDIEEEVNDCPVPKLILQPLVENAICHGIEGSLAGGSTGGIIWVSAVLFDQELLISVRDNGKGMEQEELDRLNASISGQTISGQTVHPPANPILHRHAGESLGLHNIAQRLHLVYGKDSGLSVDGSPGQGLVVTLSIHLQPKGD is encoded by the coding sequence ATGAAAATGATAGGAAGGGTGAGAGACGCCGTACGCAGCTGCGCACAGGGCATTCATTCTATGCGTGATCTGGTTTCAATCCGGGGTTTCAGTAGTTTCCGTTCGCTGCGAAAAAGCATTAATCTGCGCACTAAGCTGCTGCTGCTCTTTCTGGTATTGACACTCTTGCCGCTCAGTCTGCAGGGGGTGATGAACGTTGCCCATTTTTCGCAGACGCTGGACCGCAAGACCGAGCAGTTCACCATTGATATGGTGCGACAGATTAACATGAATCTCAACCGGATGCTGAAGGACTTCGAGCGCTTGTCGCTCCTGCCGCTCTATGACCAGATGGTGCTTGGCATCCTGCGTGAGTACGATGGACCGATGGGTTCGGGAACGTGGGCGAGGTCGGATGATTATCAGAAAATGAAACTGTACACCTCGGCTCAAGCTTATGATCGGCCGGAGATTCGGGGCATTCATCTGATCAGCAACAGCGGCATTCTGTTCTCCAATCTGGACTCCCTTGCGGTCAAGCCTGTCTGGGACGGCAGCCGGGAGCAGTGGTTTACTGAACTGAAAGGCACAGAAGGCACATGGCGTCTGCTCCCCCCGCATGTTCCCGGCTACTATGTAAGCGGTCAGGAAGCATCCTATATTACGGTGGGCAGAGAGCTGCGTGATCCGGGGACGCTCCAGCGGTTGGGGTACATTTTGGTTGATATCCGTCTGGAGGCCTTTGGGCAGCTGCTGTCTAACCTGAATTTCGAGCAAAAGGCAAGTCTGATGATCGTGGACAGCCAGCAGCGTCTGGTTTATGAAAAGACGTCTACGGATGGGTTGTCCGCTTATGAACCGCTGTTATCCCACGGGGAAATTCGCGATTATGCAGAGAATCAGAAGATAGAACTGAATGGACGTTCCTACCTCCATGTCAGGCATCATTCAGGATATTCCGGGTTGTCTGTAATCAGCCTGACGCCAATTACGGTCATTCAAAAGGAGTCGGGGGAAATGCTTACGTTTACGATGGGACTTGCCCTCCTCTGTATGGCGGCTGTAGCAATCCTCGCCGTACTGGTATCTTATAGGGTCACTCGTCCGCTTATTCGGTTGAAACACCATATGATTCGTGTGGAGCAGGGTGATTTCAGCCAGCGGGTTACCCATTACAGCAGTGATGAACTAGGACAGATCAGCCGGGGATTTAACCGCATGATGGAGGAGATTCATCGCCTGTTTCATGAGGTGTATGTACTCGAAATTCAGGAACGGGAAGCAGAACTGTCGGCGCTGCAGAGCCAGATGAATCCTCATTTTATATACAACACATTGGAGTCGATCAACATGATGGCTGTCCGTCAGAGGCATGCCGAAGTATCTGCAATGGTGACAGCGCTTGGCAGGCTGCTGCGATACACCATTGATAAGGCAGATCGCATGGTGACGTTGCGGGAAGAGCTGGCGTTTGTCGATGCTTATGTGCGAATTCAACAGGTGCGTTATAACGGTGAACTGGAGATTATTTATGACATTGAGGAAGAAGTTAACGACTGTCCTGTTCCCAAGCTGATCCTGCAGCCGCTGGTGGAAAATGCGATCTGCCATGGGATCGAAGGAAGTCTAGCAGGCGGCAGCACGGGGGGCATAATCTGGGTATCTGCCGTTTTATTTGATCAGGAACTGCTCATCAGTGTACGGGACAACGGCAAAGGAATGGAACAGGAGGAGCTGGATCGGTTAAATGCTTCTATCTCTGGACAGACGATTTCCGGACAAACCGTGCACCCACCTGCTAATCCCATTCTGCATCGTCATGCCGGGGAGAGTCTGGGGCTGCACAATATCGCCCAAAGGCTGCATCTGGTATATGGAAAAGACAGCGGGCTAAGTGTTGATGGCAGTCCTGGACAGGGGCTGGTTGTTACCTTATCCATTCACCTTCAACCGAAAGGGGATTGA
- a CDS encoding aspartyl-phosphate phosphatase Spo0E family protein has protein sequence MSEPLQIKDRIEQNRQELRWLAENHGMQDNKVLEQSMILDELINEYYRFQYKKHFMKRQPIA, from the coding sequence GTGAGTGAACCGCTGCAGATCAAAGATCGAATCGAGCAGAATAGGCAGGAGTTACGTTGGTTGGCAGAGAATCATGGCATGCAGGATAACAAAGTCCTCGAACAGTCCATGATTTTGGATGAATTAATTAACGAATATTATCGATTTCAATATAAAAAACACTTTATGAAAAGACAGCCGATTGCATAA
- a CDS encoding putative holin-like toxin, with amino-acid sequence MAIETVLTLMISFAGFIVTLIGLIVTIVIALNNQNKKK; translated from the coding sequence GTGGCGATTGAAACGGTATTGACATTAATGATCAGTTTTGCCGGGTTCATTGTAACCTTGATTGGACTGATTGTAACTATTGTCATTGCCTTAAATAATCAAAACAAAAAGAAATAG
- a CDS encoding AAA family ATPase has protein sequence MIKIEDLSFSYPKASRKNLDHLHVGFPEQTVNMIIGKNGSGKTTLLDLIANVIKRPPEIQGVPDENEIIYQLQGLLFPLTLKAKDLFRFFLYSDHSNRIEVNNEPYVDGDMSPAEVDLVQRVWNMEFGQLSVGERRYLCILAITLMKRKLYIFDEPLAGIDPEMRYHILKRILKLALHNECTVLVSNHHLQDIANIQCVLHFIHQGKITFSGSYDTFIEMGDGVNPDLAFIKQVK, from the coding sequence ATGATTAAAATTGAAGATTTGAGCTTTTCTTATCCCAAAGCCTCTCGCAAAAATCTGGATCATTTGCATGTGGGGTTTCCTGAACAGACCGTGAATATGATCATTGGCAAAAATGGTTCCGGTAAAACGACATTATTGGATCTGATCGCGAATGTGATAAAACGCCCGCCAGAAATACAAGGTGTTCCTGATGAGAACGAAATCATCTACCAGCTGCAGGGTTTGTTATTTCCTCTAACCTTAAAGGCAAAGGATCTTTTTCGTTTTTTTCTGTACTCCGATCACTCCAACCGTATTGAAGTGAATAATGAACCTTATGTAGATGGAGATATGAGTCCAGCTGAGGTGGATTTGGTACAGCGTGTATGGAATATGGAGTTCGGGCAGCTGTCTGTTGGGGAGAGGCGCTATTTATGTATTCTGGCCATCACATTAATGAAGAGGAAATTGTATATCTTCGATGAGCCACTAGCAGGGATCGATCCGGAGATGCGTTATCATATTTTAAAAAGAATCCTAAAGCTGGCACTCCATAATGAGTGCACTGTACTGGTCTCGAACCATCATCTGCAGGATATTGCAAATATCCAGTGTGTGCTGCATTTCATTCATCAAGGCAAAATAACCTTTAGTGGATCATATGATACATTTATTGAAATGGGAGATGGAGTGAATCCTGACTTGGCGTTTATAAAGCAGGTGAAGTAG
- a CDS encoding PadR family transcriptional regulator, with protein sequence MKNEMIKGYIDGIVLSILIQRDAYGYEISQHINQVTDGAFLLKEGTLYPALKRLEANSYVEGYWGEQEGGPRRKYYRITDEGQLRLEAIKSSWEQNTQIINVFLGGTANGHSILFRPSV encoded by the coding sequence TTGAAAAATGAAATGATCAAAGGATATATCGATGGTATTGTGCTCTCCATTCTGATTCAAAGGGATGCATACGGATATGAGATATCTCAACATATTAATCAAGTAACCGACGGTGCATTTCTGCTCAAGGAAGGCACGCTGTATCCTGCATTAAAGAGACTGGAGGCTAATTCTTATGTCGAAGGCTACTGGGGGGAACAGGAAGGCGGGCCCAGACGAAAATATTACAGGATAACAGATGAAGGCCAACTTCGACTTGAAGCGATCAAAAGCTCATGGGAACAAAATACACAGATCATTAATGTTTTCTTAGGAGGAACGGCAAATGGACATTCAATCTTATTTAGACCAAGTGTTTAA
- a CDS encoding permease prefix domain 1-containing protein, whose amino-acid sequence MDIQSYLDQVFKRTFLSKRERTDLAEEMAAHLHSSKEHYMNEGCTDEQAATKAIASFGDSITIRTKLTQATYGLSSKLILRFITISFLLYLSSLFTGIILHYYDVHNRAIELFPVVFITLCAMSSALLLTRKNTDRWCLLSVPILFGLGYLQAYLGLFKNRLGGADSFTLFENLFFSGAYDFSGRSSFHVYRWSDPSSSNTHFVYFQQKPLYFFDAFCIPHSLHRISHGCFWTILYVHWR is encoded by the coding sequence ATGGACATTCAATCTTATTTAGACCAAGTGTTTAAGAGAACCTTTTTATCTAAACGAGAACGCACTGATTTGGCAGAAGAAATGGCTGCACATTTGCATTCCTCCAAGGAGCATTATATGAATGAGGGATGCACTGACGAGCAAGCAGCCACCAAAGCTATAGCCTCTTTTGGCGATTCGATCACCATAAGAACGAAATTGACTCAAGCGACCTATGGTCTATCAAGCAAACTGATTCTGCGGTTTATAACGATAAGCTTTCTCTTATATTTAAGCTCCCTGTTCACAGGAATAATTCTTCATTACTACGATGTTCATAACCGAGCGATCGAACTTTTCCCTGTAGTCTTCATTACTCTATGTGCCATGAGCAGTGCTTTACTGCTGACTCGCAAAAACACAGATCGTTGGTGTCTATTGTCGGTTCCCATTTTATTCGGGTTAGGATATTTGCAGGCATATCTAGGTCTTTTCAAAAATAGGCTTGGGGGCGCGGATTCATTTACGCTTTTTGAAAATTTATTTTTCAGCGGTGCGTATGACTTTTCAGGGCGCAGCAGCTTTCATGTTTATCGGTGGTCTGATCCTAGCAGTTCAAACACTCATTTTGTTTATTTTCAGCAAAAACCTCTATATTTCTTTGATGCCTTTTGTATTCCCCATTCTTTACACCGTATCTCACATGGTTGTTTTTGGACCATATTATATGTTCATTGGAGATGA
- a CDS encoding ABC transporter permease — MIKSYTNECIKLMKHPFSIWSTVIFLVFVIYTYLSVGSNFQNSFQAFMDNSGYSLEQTYQFIRGSEPSSSSLSAMLFILSPKMAIPYSLASVNALGPIVISIIGALIFGIEYRSFTLRQLWVQGLTRLEVLLAKFMAIFTFTLLFILLTILVGMMFSYVTPAVFNLPMDLVNTKIITIKDYSLQMLGSIISLLLWGMFAGCITVLSKSLMAGIIVGFIYPTIESSVFHSWSVGQYLPLFIQKSMLPILFRDTAYGGIVSFYDMPDIYSVTTSMLFTLAYTLFFLLVTWIALKKQRTLMP; from the coding sequence ATGATTAAATCCTATACAAATGAATGCATTAAGCTTATGAAACACCCGTTCAGTATATGGTCAACTGTGATCTTCCTCGTATTTGTTATATACACATATTTAAGTGTCGGATCAAATTTCCAGAACTCTTTCCAAGCGTTTATGGATAATAGCGGATATTCTCTGGAACAAACATATCAATTTATCCGTGGTTCAGAACCTTCCAGTAGTTCTTTATCCGCGATGTTATTTATCTTGAGTCCTAAAATGGCAATACCCTATTCGCTGGCTTCTGTAAATGCCCTAGGACCAATCGTAATCTCTATCATTGGTGCACTGATATTTGGAATAGAATACCGGAGCTTTACGCTCAGACAATTATGGGTTCAAGGCTTGACGCGTTTAGAAGTGCTGCTCGCAAAATTCATGGCTATATTTACATTTACTCTTTTGTTTATATTGCTGACAATACTTGTAGGAATGATGTTTAGCTATGTCACTCCAGCTGTTTTTAATCTTCCGATGGATTTAGTAAACACGAAAATAATAACGATTAAAGATTATTCTCTACAAATGTTAGGTTCTATTATAAGTCTGTTATTGTGGGGGATGTTTGCAGGCTGCATCACCGTTTTGAGCAAAAGTTTAATGGCGGGGATCATCGTGGGTTTTATCTACCCAACCATTGAATCATCAGTATTCCATAGTTGGTCTGTAGGACAGTATTTACCTTTATTTATTCAAAAATCAATGCTTCCTATTTTATTTAGAGATACGGCTTATGGAGGAATTGTTTCATTCTACGATATGCCTGACATTTATTCTGTAACGACAAGCATGCTGTTTACCTTAGCGTATACATTGTTTTTCCTGTTAGTAACATGGATTGCTTTAAAGAAACAAAGGACTCTCATGCCATAG
- a CDS encoding ABC transporter ATP-binding protein: MNRILKVDNLKIKFKNDLILNNISLSLHAGDVYALVGINGSGKTTLLSSLAGLLSPTSGNIFIEEKLNQFNQTSMSFQPTSFYSHLTGNDNVRLLSPDPQRALKILKKLDLTTPQIMKKKVKTLSFGQKQRLGIAIALSKNAKVYLLDEPTNGLDHYSYKRLVEVIQDMSNQGCCLVIASHEWDVIEHCCNRLGMMINGRIEKELDISDYNDGVQPKLIQIKVNAEFSTNELLELDGVLNANRLDRFSWRITLDKNCTFESFQDALRQKNVLINEWIPLNHVQEWESIYNQLVEGGNHD, translated from the coding sequence ATGAACAGAATTCTGAAAGTAGATAACTTGAAGATCAAATTTAAAAATGATCTGATACTAAATAATATTTCTCTTTCTCTCCATGCTGGTGATGTTTATGCATTGGTAGGAATCAACGGTTCTGGCAAAACGACTTTATTATCCAGCTTAGCTGGACTCCTCTCACCAACCTCAGGAAATATTTTTATTGAAGAGAAATTAAATCAATTTAACCAAACGAGTATGTCATTCCAACCCACTTCTTTCTATTCCCATTTAACGGGTAACGATAATGTGCGATTATTGTCCCCTGATCCACAAAGAGCGTTGAAAATATTGAAAAAACTAGATCTGACTACACCACAAATAATGAAAAAGAAAGTGAAGACGCTGTCTTTCGGTCAGAAACAACGACTAGGAATAGCTATTGCTCTTTCGAAGAATGCGAAAGTTTATCTTTTGGATGAACCAACAAATGGACTCGATCATTACTCCTATAAAAGGTTGGTTGAAGTAATTCAAGATATGTCCAATCAAGGATGTTGTTTAGTTATAGCGAGCCATGAGTGGGATGTAATAGAACATTGCTGTAACAGACTTGGTATGATGATTAATGGACGAATTGAAAAAGAACTGGATATATCTGATTATAATGATGGTGTGCAGCCAAAATTAATTCAAATCAAAGTAAACGCAGAGTTTAGCACGAATGAACTTTTGGAACTAGATGGAGTACTGAATGCAAACAGGTTAGATCGTTTTTCTTGGCGAATTACGCTTGATAAAAATTGTACATTTGAGTCTTTTCAAGATGCATTACGCCAAAAAAATGTTTTGATTAACGAATGGATTCCTTTGAATCATGTACAAGAGTGGGAATCTATTTACAATCAGCTTGTAGAGGGGGGAAATCATGATTAA
- a CDS encoding aspartyl-phosphate phosphatase Spo0E family protein — MRELSILKDQIEQGRQELSRLVDQYGIPNVKVLEQSMALDELINEYNRFTLGMNMNIKK, encoded by the coding sequence ATGAGAGAACTAAGTATCTTGAAAGACCAAATCGAGCAAGGTCGGCAAGAGTTGAGTCGCTTGGTAGATCAATATGGAATCCCGAATGTGAAAGTGCTTGAGCAGTCTATGGCGTTGGATGAGCTAATTAATGAGTATAATCGATTTACTTTAGGAATGAATATGAATATTAAAAAGTAA